One genomic segment of Hymenobacter psoromatis includes these proteins:
- a CDS encoding PorP/SprF family type IX secretion system membrane protein: MSLPPRFLLSAWPWLAGLGSLLAAGPAWGQDVYFSQAFANRQAENPAWTGLVDDYSATLSYRDQFPQLAGSFQTVQLAAGWRLPKPGLHHALGLLINQDQAGTVGYTRLGATAQYAYHTRLTRTLALSGGAQVGYGRQRVGYDNLTFGDQYSADGSYAGATAERLAGFPPVNYLTAGVGGVLYAEEAWLSISGQNLNQPNLGFSTQAGLPLRLTVSGGYKLFLQKPAGSGKGEQREISFIPTASYTRQGGSRRSEAGAYLLADPVTVGALYRNLNSPNLGTQHVVAVVAGIAVGSLRVGYSYDVGVSQLASDLGGAHEITLTLRAFDKLENAFRRLKRRNYPNAPCPDF, from the coding sequence ATGTCCCTACCCCCCCGCTTTTTGCTGAGTGCCTGGCCCTGGCTGGCGGGGCTGGGAAGCTTGCTGGCGGCCGGGCCGGCGTGGGGGCAGGACGTGTATTTTTCGCAGGCCTTTGCCAACCGCCAAGCGGAAAACCCGGCCTGGACCGGCCTGGTGGACGATTATAGTGCCACGCTGAGCTACCGCGACCAGTTTCCGCAGCTGGCGGGCTCGTTTCAGACGGTGCAGCTAGCGGCGGGCTGGCGGCTGCCCAAGCCCGGCCTGCACCACGCGCTGGGCCTGCTTATCAACCAGGACCAGGCCGGCACCGTGGGCTACACCCGCCTCGGGGCCACCGCCCAATACGCCTACCACACCCGCCTGACCCGCACGCTGGCCCTGAGTGGCGGCGCGCAAGTGGGGTACGGCCGCCAGCGCGTGGGCTACGATAATCTGACTTTTGGCGACCAGTACAGCGCCGACGGTAGCTACGCCGGGGCCACGGCCGAGCGCCTGGCCGGCTTTCCGCCCGTTAATTACCTCACGGCGGGGGTAGGGGGCGTGCTTTATGCTGAGGAAGCCTGGTTGAGCATATCGGGCCAGAACTTAAACCAGCCCAACCTGGGTTTCAGCACGCAGGCGGGCCTACCCCTGCGGCTAACGGTGAGCGGGGGATACAAGCTTTTTTTACAAAAACCGGCCGGCAGCGGCAAGGGTGAGCAGCGCGAAATCAGCTTTATTCCGACCGCCAGCTACACCCGGCAGGGTGGCTCGCGGCGCTCGGAGGCCGGGGCCTACCTACTGGCCGACCCCGTGACCGTGGGTGCACTCTACCGCAACCTGAATAGCCCCAACCTGGGCACCCAGCACGTGGTGGCCGTGGTGGCGGGCATTGCGGTGGGCAGCCTGCGCGTCGGCTACAGCTACGACGTGGGCGTGAGCCAATTAGCCAGCGATTTGGGCGGCGCGCATGAAATAACTTTAACGCTCCGTGCGTTTGACAAGCTGGAAAACGCTTTTCGCAGGTTGAAAAGACGGAATTATCCAAACGCCCCTTGTCCCGACTTCTGA
- a CDS encoding SUMF1/EgtB/PvdO family nonheme iron enzyme, with translation MRFTNYLSLFAASTLALASCSKNGTPTATNPGKKSMTTGIAYNTDEGMKVSDYKKIPTGPGLVYIEGGRTVLGSQEEDVTNNHDNIERTVTIASFYMDEAEVANIHWLEYLHFLRKDSSEEKYKAALPDTTVWARDLSFNDPYVTYYLRYPGFRYFPVVGVNWLQADSYCAWRTAKVNENLAKGGGGEKKSGGLFGKKKDKGATAATGAEGGGAGAMASGKGGPSIENGNSLPNYRLPTEAEWEYAAQALIGTQEVGNENQEEKRIYPWDGRSTRNPYGSKQGQFLANFKRGRGDYAGIAGSLNDGAMITEYIYAYPPNDYGLYNMAGNVNEWVQDVYRPLSFQDVEDLNPFRRNGVGDDAKNYDKKGYQSLIDDHVRVYKGGSWRDVAYYLSPGTRRFLAEDSATSTIGFRCAMINAGSNK, from the coding sequence ATGCGATTCACTAATTATTTGAGCTTATTCGCCGCCAGCACCCTAGCGCTGGCCAGCTGTAGCAAAAACGGTACGCCCACGGCCACCAACCCCGGCAAAAAGTCGATGACTACGGGCATCGCCTACAATACCGACGAGGGCATGAAGGTGTCGGATTACAAGAAAATCCCGACCGGGCCGGGCCTCGTCTACATTGAGGGCGGCCGCACGGTGCTGGGCTCGCAGGAAGAGGACGTAACTAACAACCATGACAACATCGAGCGCACGGTAACCATCGCCTCGTTCTACATGGACGAAGCGGAAGTGGCCAACATTCACTGGTTGGAATACCTACACTTTTTGCGCAAAGACTCGTCGGAGGAGAAGTATAAGGCCGCCCTGCCCGACACCACCGTGTGGGCCCGCGACCTGTCGTTCAACGACCCCTACGTGACGTACTACCTGCGCTACCCCGGCTTCCGCTACTTTCCGGTAGTAGGCGTGAACTGGCTGCAAGCCGATAGCTACTGCGCCTGGCGCACGGCCAAAGTGAACGAGAACCTGGCCAAAGGCGGCGGCGGCGAGAAGAAAAGCGGCGGCCTGTTTGGCAAGAAGAAAGACAAAGGCGCGACTGCCGCCACTGGGGCCGAAGGCGGCGGTGCCGGGGCTATGGCCAGCGGCAAGGGCGGCCCGTCCATCGAAAACGGCAATTCGCTACCCAACTACCGCCTGCCCACCGAGGCAGAGTGGGAATACGCCGCGCAGGCCCTCATTGGCACGCAGGAAGTAGGCAACGAAAACCAGGAAGAGAAGCGCATCTACCCTTGGGATGGCCGCTCGACCCGCAACCCTTACGGCAGCAAGCAGGGCCAGTTTTTGGCTAACTTCAAGCGGGGCCGCGGCGACTACGCCGGCATCGCGGGCAGCCTGAACGACGGAGCCATGATTACGGAGTATATCTACGCCTACCCCCCTAACGACTACGGCCTGTACAACATGGCCGGCAACGTGAACGAGTGGGTGCAGGACGTGTACCGCCCGCTTTCGTTCCAGGACGTGGAGGACCTCAACCCCTTCCGCCGCAATGGCGTGGGTGACGATGCCAAGAACTACGACAAAAAAGGCTACCAGAGCCTGATTGATGACCACGTGCGGGTATACAAAGGCGGCTCGTGGCGCGATGTGGCTTACTACCTCTCGCCCGGCACCCGCCGCTTCCTGGCCGAGGATTCGGCGACCTCCACCATTGGTTTCCGCTGCGCCATGATTAACGCCGGCTCAAACAAATAG